A single window of Gossypium hirsutum isolate 1008001.06 chromosome A10, Gossypium_hirsutum_v2.1, whole genome shotgun sequence DNA harbors:
- the LOC107887264 gene encoding NADH dehydrogenase [ubiquinone] 1 alpha subcomplex subunit 13-B: protein MTEAVIRKKPGMASVKDMPLLQDGPPPGGFAPVRYARRIPNKGPSAMAIFLAAFGAFSYGMYQVGQGNKIRRALKEEKFAARRAILPVLQAEEDERFVKEWKKYLEYEAEVMKDVPGWKVGENVYNSGRWMPPATGELRPEVW from the exons atgacTGAGGCGGTGATAAGGAAGAAGCCAGGAATGGCGAGTGTGAAGGACATGCCACTTCTCCAAGATGGGCCTCCTCCGGGTGGGTTCGCCCCCGTCAGATACGCCCGTCGGATTCCCAACAAGGGCCCAAGTGCTATGGCTATCTTTCTAGCTGCTTTTGGTGCCTTCTCGTATGGGATGTACCAAGTCGGCCAAGGGAACAAGATCCGCAG GGCACTGAAGGAGGAAAAATTTGCTGCACGTAGAGCAATATTGCCTGTGCTTCAAGCTGAAGAAGATGAAAG ATTTGTCAAAGAGTGGAAGAAGTATCTTGAGTATGAGGCGGAAGTGATGAAGGATGTCCCTGGTTGGAAAGTAGGCGAAAATGTATACAATTCTGGGAGATGGATGCCCCCTGCAACAGGTGAGCTCCGCCCTGAAGTTTGGTGA